A stretch of the Capsicum annuum cultivar UCD-10X-F1 chromosome 10, UCD10Xv1.1, whole genome shotgun sequence genome encodes the following:
- the LOC124887736 gene encoding loricrin-like: MVGTYGYNDGRSTSPPTDGGSSGDRYNSLSAGGSGEYDGSGGGGGYGSVYGGYNDRISVPLPTDRGYTGSVGDRYNGSSDGGVGGYGGFCGRGGCGFGEYSGCGDSTNSGGGYNCTGGTGGRYGGTGSTGGEYSSSGGSGSEYSSFGGGGGLA; this comes from the coding sequence ATGGTTGGTACATACGGCTACAATGATGGGCGATCCACTTCACCACCCACTGACGGTGGTTCTAGCGGAGATAGATACAACAGCTTATCTGCAGGTGGTAGTGGTGAATACGATGGTTCAGGAGGTGGTGGAGGATATGGCAGTGTATATGGTGGCTATAACGATAGAATATCAGTTCCGCTACCTACTGATAGAGGATACACAGGCTCCGTCGGTGATAGATACAACGGCTCATCCGACGGTGGTGTTGGTGGATACGGTGGTTTCTGTGGCCGTGGTGGATGCGGCTTTGGTGAATATAGTGGATGCGGTGATTCTACCAATAGCGGTGGTGGATACAATTGTACGGGTGGCACCGGTGGTAGATACGGTGGTACAGGCAGCACCGGTGGTGAATACAGTAGTTCTGGTGGTAGCGGTAGTGAATACAGTAGTTTTGGTGGTGGCGGTGGCTTGGCATAA